One genomic region from Candidatus Rokuibacteriota bacterium encodes:
- a CDS encoding hydantoinase B/oxoprolinase family protein, giving the protein MTKAPVNPITLEVVRNAVFAIAEEMSAIVMRSARSPLLKEAGDLSSALTDARGRLIAQGKDIPIHLGVMAFTVKEFLKRVARRQLRDGDQYFLNVPEVGGNHLPDVKAIRPVFAGGRLVAFAITLAHWADIGGAVAGSYVPWATEAYQEGLRIPPIRVFTGKGPEPSAMEFILGNLRGREEREGDLLAQYAANEVAARRLGELFERYGVGTVLACFERFRVESESQMRAAIRSIPPGVYAGEDWVDDDGIEDRPIPVRVRVTIQGDRAAFDFAGTGPQARGPVNTTPFVACSAVYYSLKALVGPEIPTNDGCYRPIRVSVPPGTVLNPSPEAPVVGGNHETSQRVVDAIFKALAPAIPDRITAGGPTTAGLLLFGGRRDGRWYILYEVHGGGEGAAAHRDGAHAVRVHMSNVMNTPAEVIEAEYPIELLRHELRAGSGGGGAHSGGLGQVRAYRLLGDATLTTMLERRVVPPWGVFGGADGLPYRITLERDGELREVKGKETLPLRPGDVVTIETSGGGGYGSPSARRTELIERDRREGYR; this is encoded by the coding sequence GTGACGAAGGCGCCGGTCAACCCGATCACGCTCGAGGTGGTGCGGAACGCGGTCTTCGCGATCGCCGAGGAGATGAGCGCCATCGTCATGCGCTCGGCGCGCTCGCCGCTCCTCAAGGAAGCCGGCGACCTGTCGAGCGCGCTCACCGACGCCCGGGGCCGCCTGATCGCCCAGGGCAAGGACATCCCGATCCACCTCGGCGTCATGGCGTTCACGGTGAAGGAGTTCCTCAAGCGCGTGGCGCGCCGCCAGCTCAGGGACGGGGATCAGTATTTCCTGAACGTCCCGGAGGTCGGCGGCAACCACCTCCCGGACGTCAAGGCGATCCGCCCCGTCTTCGCGGGCGGTCGCCTGGTCGCGTTCGCCATCACCCTGGCCCACTGGGCTGACATCGGCGGCGCTGTGGCCGGCAGCTATGTCCCCTGGGCGACAGAGGCGTACCAGGAGGGGCTGCGCATTCCGCCGATCCGCGTCTTCACCGGCAAAGGCCCCGAGCCCTCGGCGATGGAGTTCATCCTGGGCAACCTTCGCGGCCGGGAGGAGCGGGAGGGGGATTTGCTGGCACAATACGCGGCGAATGAGGTGGCAGCGCGCCGGCTCGGGGAGCTGTTCGAGCGCTACGGCGTCGGCACCGTGCTGGCGTGCTTCGAGCGCTTCCGGGTCGAGTCCGAATCCCAGATGCGCGCCGCGATCCGCTCGATCCCCCCGGGGGTGTACGCGGGGGAGGACTGGGTGGACGACGACGGGATCGAGGACCGTCCGATCCCGGTGCGGGTGCGGGTGACGATCCAGGGCGACCGGGCGGCCTTCGACTTCGCCGGCACCGGGCCCCAGGCCAGGGGGCCGGTGAACACGACGCCGTTCGTCGCCTGCTCGGCGGTTTACTACAGCCTCAAGGCGCTGGTCGGCCCCGAGATCCCGACCAACGACGGCTGCTATCGTCCGATCCGGGTCAGCGTGCCGCCCGGGACCGTGCTCAACCCTTCGCCCGAAGCCCCGGTCGTCGGGGGGAACCACGAGACTTCGCAGCGGGTCGTGGACGCGATCTTCAAGGCCCTGGCTCCGGCGATTCCGGATCGGATCACCGCCGGAGGACCGACCACCGCGGGGCTCCTCCTCTTCGGCGGACGGCGGGATGGACGGTGGTATATCCTCTACGAGGTCCACGGCGGCGGCGAAGGGGCGGCGGCCCACCGGGACGGCGCCCACGCCGTGCGCGTCCACATGTCCAACGTGATGAACACGCCGGCGGAGGTCATCGAGGCGGAGTACCCGATCGAGCTGCTCCGCCACGAGCTGCGGGCGGGGAGCGGCGGCGGCGGCGCTCACTCGGGCGGGCTCGGCCAGGTGCGCGCCTACCGGCTCCTCGGCGACGCGACCCTGACCACGATGCTCGAGCGACGGGTCGTCCCGCCCTGGGGCGTCTTCGGCGGCGCCGACGGCCTGCCCTACCGGATCACGCTGGAGCGAGACGGAGAGCTGCGCGAAGTGAAGGGGAAGGAGACGCTTCCGCTCCGGCCCGGCGACGTGGTAACGATCGAGACCTCGGGCGGCGGCGGCTATGGCTCCCCGAGCGCGCGTCGGACCGAGCTGATCGAGCGCGACCGGCGAGAAGGCTATCGGTGA
- a CDS encoding hydantoinase/oxoprolinase family protein — MGQRIGVDVGGTFTDLVVCGEGGEALRSLKVLTTPDAPARAVLEGIRSLGVGSAPLTHGTTIVTNAIVEGRGAVTALVTTRHFRDVLEIARQNRADLYRLDLPPKPPPLIPRHLRFEVTERLAADGRVRVPLAEAELPALVETLRAQGVEAVAICLLHSYAAPEHEARLAAALRRSFPYVSASHEINAEFREYERSATTALNAMVMPLAERYLADLEASLARAGAGGTLRLLQSNGGMMSALAARRRPLAMAVSGPAGGVAASSHLSRALGIRHAIAFDMGGTTTDVCLIADGAAQTISQRRLGGHPIRLPSLAVESIGAGGGSIIWIDQAGALRVGPRSAGAHPGPACYARGGEAPTVTDAHLVAGTLRPDALLGASLRIERERAETALAPVAARLGLPLVEAAAGALEVTNAAMLRAIRLISVQRGFDLRDFTLIAYGGAGPLHAGRLARELGMPRVVVPAHAGVFSALGCVVTDLVYDLVQTYRASLEAVTADELNRRFLPLEAAVVEPLVAEGYGADAITLARSADVRYRGQNYELEVPWRGALDAFRQDFEALHRRLYAYATGETLECVNLRVRARVPTDEVRLPEWTRGGSGQPFDERRAYFQETGETTLPIYRRDDLVPEQPLKGPALIEDSWATALIYPGQRGQLDRFGNLHLEASP; from the coding sequence ATGGGTCAGCGCATCGGGGTGGACGTCGGCGGGACCTTCACCGACCTGGTCGTCTGTGGCGAGGGTGGGGAAGCGCTGCGCTCTCTCAAGGTTCTCACTACGCCCGACGCTCCGGCCCGGGCTGTGCTCGAGGGGATCCGGAGCCTCGGCGTAGGCTCGGCCCCACTCACCCACGGCACCACCATCGTCACCAACGCGATCGTCGAAGGCCGGGGGGCCGTCACCGCGCTGGTCACGACCCGCCACTTTCGCGATGTCCTCGAGATCGCGCGCCAGAACCGCGCCGACCTCTACCGCCTGGACCTCCCTCCCAAGCCGCCGCCGCTGATCCCGCGCCACCTGCGCTTCGAGGTGACTGAGCGGCTCGCCGCCGACGGGCGCGTGCGCGTCCCTCTGGCCGAGGCCGAGCTTCCCGCCCTCGTCGAGACGCTGCGCGCCCAGGGAGTGGAGGCGGTGGCGATCTGCCTCCTGCACAGCTACGCCGCGCCTGAGCACGAAGCGCGGCTCGCGGCGGCCCTGAGGCGGAGTTTCCCCTACGTCTCGGCCTCCCACGAGATCAACGCCGAGTTCCGGGAGTACGAGCGCTCGGCGACGACGGCGCTGAACGCCATGGTGATGCCGCTGGCGGAGCGGTACCTGGCTGATCTCGAGGCTTCCCTCGCCCGCGCGGGTGCCGGCGGGACGCTCCGACTTCTCCAGTCGAACGGCGGGATGATGTCGGCCCTGGCGGCGCGGCGCCGGCCGCTGGCGATGGCCGTCTCTGGCCCGGCGGGAGGTGTGGCGGCCTCGTCGCACCTGTCCCGCGCGCTCGGCATCCGGCACGCCATCGCCTTTGACATGGGGGGGACCACCACCGATGTCTGCCTCATCGCCGACGGCGCCGCCCAGACCATCTCCCAGCGCCGCCTCGGCGGCCACCCGATCCGGCTCCCTTCGCTCGCTGTGGAGTCGATCGGCGCAGGCGGGGGCTCGATCATCTGGATCGACCAGGCCGGCGCGCTCAGGGTCGGACCCCGGAGCGCCGGGGCTCATCCCGGTCCGGCCTGCTATGCGCGAGGCGGCGAGGCGCCGACGGTTACGGACGCCCATCTGGTCGCGGGAACGCTCAGGCCCGACGCGCTGCTGGGCGCATCCCTCCGCATCGAGCGCGAGCGTGCCGAAACGGCCCTGGCCCCGGTCGCGGCGCGCCTCGGGCTCCCGCTGGTCGAGGCCGCCGCTGGCGCGCTGGAGGTCACCAACGCGGCGATGCTCCGGGCGATCAGGCTGATCTCGGTCCAGCGCGGGTTCGACCTCCGCGACTTCACCCTGATCGCGTATGGCGGCGCCGGGCCGCTCCATGCCGGCCGGCTGGCGCGCGAGCTCGGCATGCCGCGCGTGGTGGTCCCGGCCCACGCCGGTGTGTTCTCGGCGCTGGGCTGCGTGGTGACGGACCTGGTCTACGACCTGGTCCAGACCTACCGGGCATCCCTCGAGGCCGTCACCGCAGATGAGCTGAACCGGCGCTTTCTCCCGCTGGAGGCGGCGGTGGTGGAGCCGCTCGTCGCCGAGGGGTACGGGGCCGACGCGATCACCCTCGCCCGGAGCGCAGACGTCCGCTACCGCGGTCAGAACTACGAGCTGGAGGTGCCGTGGCGCGGGGCGCTCGACGCCTTTCGCCAGGACTTCGAGGCGCTGCACCGGCGGCTCTACGCCTACGCCACAGGCGAGACACTCGAGTGCGTGAATCTCCGCGTCAGGGCGCGCGTTCCGACGGACGAGGTCCGGCTGCCCGAGTGGACGCGGGGCGGCTCGGGCCAGCCCTTCGACGAGCGGCGGGCGTATTTTCAGGAGACGGGGGAGACGACGCTTCCGATCTACCGCCGGGATGACCTGGTGCCTGAGCAGCCGCTGAAGGGACCGGCCCTGATCGAGGATTCCTGGGCCACGGCTTTGATCTATCCCGGGCAACGGGGCCAGCTCGACCGCTTCGGCAATCTCCACCTGGAGGCGAGCCCGTGA
- a CDS encoding FAD-dependent oxidoreductase, producing the protein MAHEFGYLFTPIRVGSLTLKNRIFSTGHAEAMAEGGKPTAQLRRYHEAKARGGCALTIFGGSTSVHPSSPAAAWRLIANHDDSVIPSYRELAVAIHRHDCLIFTQLTHLGRRAQSDSEGWHVLLAPSQIPEAIHREVPHELEPEQIAELVRAFGDAARRCREGGLDGIEISMAHNHLIDQFWSPLFNHRTDAYGGSLENRMRFGFDVLAEIRRQVGRDFVVGARISGDEFTAGGLTAHEMAEIARRLAASGVVDFLSVIGGGAHTYQLQAAAIPNMSFPVAVYVPLAAAIKRAVPGMPIFHATRIVDPVHADQLLAAGHIDLVGMTRALIADPEMPRKAREGRFDDIRQCVGANEGCIDRIYQGKPVTCVQNPAVSREDELGEVPPAPSRKKVLVVGAGVAGLEAARVAALRGHRVMLFEKEMEVGGQVLLAARTPARAEYAGIVRFLRVQIARLGVEVRLGVEATPELVLAEGPEAVVIATGSHPYVPPVAGVDGKHVVTDRDVLLGRATVGERVVLVDDIHTQQALSTAELLLSQGKRVEVISRLFYPGQDIGMTSIVPLYARLFARGVILIPHTELRAIEGSTVLVANVYSGQERRIEGVDTIVLAMGSRSTDHLYRALKGKVRRLYAVGDCVAPRGVHHAILEGTRAARAI; encoded by the coding sequence ATGGCGCACGAGTTCGGGTATCTGTTCACCCCGATCCGGGTGGGCTCGCTCACGCTGAAAAACCGGATCTTTTCCACCGGCCATGCCGAGGCCATGGCCGAGGGCGGCAAGCCGACGGCCCAGCTCCGGCGCTACCACGAAGCCAAGGCGCGGGGCGGCTGCGCGCTTACGATCTTCGGCGGATCCACGAGCGTCCACCCCTCCTCGCCGGCCGCCGCGTGGCGGTTGATCGCCAACCACGACGACTCGGTCATCCCCTCCTACCGGGAGTTGGCCGTGGCGATCCACCGGCACGACTGCCTGATCTTCACCCAGCTCACCCATCTGGGGCGGCGGGCCCAGTCCGACAGCGAGGGCTGGCACGTTCTGCTGGCGCCGTCCCAGATTCCCGAAGCGATCCACCGCGAGGTCCCGCACGAGCTGGAGCCCGAGCAGATCGCCGAGCTAGTCCGCGCCTTCGGGGACGCGGCGCGTCGGTGTCGCGAGGGAGGCCTGGACGGGATCGAGATCTCCATGGCCCACAACCACCTGATCGACCAGTTCTGGTCCCCGCTCTTCAACCACCGGACCGACGCGTACGGGGGGAGCCTGGAGAACCGGATGCGCTTCGGGTTCGACGTCCTGGCGGAGATCCGACGTCAGGTGGGGCGGGACTTCGTGGTGGGCGCGCGGATCTCCGGGGACGAGTTCACGGCCGGCGGCCTGACGGCGCACGAGATGGCGGAGATCGCGCGGCGTCTGGCCGCGTCGGGCGTCGTGGACTTCCTCTCGGTCATCGGCGGCGGCGCCCATACCTACCAGCTCCAGGCCGCCGCGATCCCGAACATGAGCTTCCCGGTCGCGGTCTACGTCCCGCTCGCAGCGGCGATCAAGCGGGCCGTGCCCGGGATGCCGATCTTCCACGCGACCCGCATCGTGGACCCGGTCCACGCCGACCAGCTCCTCGCCGCGGGGCACATCGACCTGGTCGGCATGACGCGCGCGCTGATCGCGGACCCGGAGATGCCGCGCAAGGCGCGGGAAGGGCGCTTCGACGACATCCGCCAGTGCGTGGGGGCAAACGAGGGGTGCATCGACCGGATCTACCAGGGGAAGCCGGTCACCTGCGTCCAGAATCCAGCGGTGAGCCGGGAGGACGAGCTGGGCGAGGTCCCGCCCGCGCCGAGCCGGAAGAAAGTTCTCGTGGTGGGCGCTGGCGTCGCCGGCCTCGAGGCGGCGCGGGTGGCGGCCCTCCGCGGTCACCGGGTCATGCTCTTCGAGAAGGAAATGGAGGTGGGCGGGCAGGTGCTCCTCGCCGCGCGCACCCCGGCCCGTGCCGAGTACGCAGGGATCGTCCGGTTTCTGCGGGTCCAGATCGCCAGGCTCGGCGTGGAGGTCCGTCTCGGCGTCGAGGCGACCCCTGAGCTGGTTCTGGCGGAGGGCCCGGAGGCGGTGGTCATCGCGACCGGCTCTCACCCCTACGTGCCTCCGGTTGCCGGGGTTGACGGCAAGCATGTCGTGACGGATCGGGATGTGCTTCTCGGGCGGGCGACGGTGGGAGAGCGCGTCGTGCTCGTGGACGATATCCACACGCAGCAGGCCCTCTCCACCGCCGAGCTCCTGCTCTCCCAGGGGAAGCGCGTCGAGGTGATCTCGCGGCTCTTCTACCCTGGGCAGGACATCGGCATGACCTCCATCGTGCCGCTCTACGCCCGCCTCTTCGCGCGGGGTGTCATCCTCATCCCCCACACCGAGCTGCGCGCGATCGAAGGCTCGACCGTGCTCGTGGCCAATGTCTACTCCGGCCAGGAGCGCAGGATCGAGGGCGTGGACACGATCGTGCTCGCGATGGGGAGCCGCTCCACGGACCACCTCTATCGCGCGCTGAAGGGGAAGGTCCGGCGGCTCTACGCTGTGGGCGACTGCGTGGCGCCGCGTGGGGTCCACCACGCCATCCTCGAGGGGACCCGCGCCGCGCGCGCGATCTAG